A single genomic interval of Aureliella helgolandensis harbors:
- a CDS encoding major capsid protein — protein sequence MADSLMTLADIALLNDVSVEDYGATDIFLDAPVLRILPAQTASHGTDHKYLKHVTAPTVGFRAPNAGRDHSKTGRVWVTETLKILDATFHLDAMIAKSNPKGEAFVMAMEAMMHLRAAMKAAERQIFYGTAQDAGGFLGLADNVGLNKIDDDMVLTAGGTSTGVFGDVWMIRATSDFANCAVILGNSGNIAIEPWERQLVSDGDGKQFPALFQEIDGWLGLQVGGAKSVARLVNLNLADGASANTLTDDLLANLMELFPEEAPPTHIVMNKRARKQLMQSRTATNATGAPAPLPTEYEGVPIVTTSACSTYTTAVAAS from the coding sequence ATGGCCGATTCACTAATGACGCTCGCCGACATCGCGTTACTAAACGATGTCAGCGTGGAGGACTATGGAGCAACGGATATTTTCCTGGATGCTCCCGTGCTGCGGATCCTGCCCGCACAGACTGCGAGCCACGGTACTGACCACAAGTACTTGAAGCACGTGACCGCTCCCACGGTTGGCTTTCGTGCTCCCAACGCGGGGCGCGATCACAGCAAGACCGGACGCGTGTGGGTGACCGAAACGCTCAAGATCTTGGATGCCACGTTCCACCTCGATGCTATGATTGCCAAGAGCAATCCCAAGGGTGAAGCCTTCGTGATGGCCATGGAAGCCATGATGCACTTGCGAGCTGCGATGAAGGCTGCCGAACGGCAGATCTTCTACGGTACCGCCCAAGATGCCGGTGGGTTTCTGGGGTTGGCGGACAACGTTGGTCTGAACAAGATCGATGACGACATGGTGCTCACCGCTGGTGGTACTAGCACCGGTGTGTTTGGCGACGTGTGGATGATTCGAGCGACGAGCGATTTCGCAAACTGTGCCGTGATCCTGGGTAATAGTGGCAACATTGCCATCGAGCCCTGGGAACGGCAATTGGTCTCCGATGGTGATGGGAAGCAATTCCCAGCCCTGTTCCAAGAGATCGACGGATGGCTTGGCCTGCAGGTTGGCGGGGCCAAGAGCGTTGCCCGCCTGGTCAACCTCAATCTGGCCGACGGGGCTTCGGCCAACACGCTGACCGACGATTTGCTGGCCAACCTGATGGAATTATTCCCCGAGGAAGCGCCGCCCACGCACATCGTGATGAACAAGCGAGCCCGCAAACAACTGATGCAGAGCCGGACCGCGACCAACGCCACCGGAGCTCCCGCACCATTGCCCACGGAGTATGAAGGGGTGCCGATCGTGACCACCTCGGCTTGTTCCACATACACAACGGCCGTCGCCGCTTCCTAA
- a CDS encoding phage portal protein yields the protein MVTANAAHFVYDVPSTGPVERGSGGGQFSYDALEAKGRRKAAPNRIVREDVHVSAGKRTKLQASARDLAKNFSIAAWMIRRHLDYCASFTFQAKTSDRGLNKAIEQLMEIQSRPLACDRGGRFSREKMFRQVEASRVLDGDIGMLRLRSGHTQLIESDCVRDPDAGEKKRSDDRFEWVDGVQVDYAGLPRQYSVHGRKKGGRGYEFRRTVPAQNFLLYGFFDRPASDQVRGISPIVAALNNFRDVYDNIDYAQVKMKITQLFALALLRKSEAQGLNEALPTAGEQAVLDGEACEEDVSRPREFDLSGGPTVLDLDTDESVEVIESNTPATEFQSFIEIVLAVGLKSLDIPYSFYNERFTNYSGSRTAWLHYERSCGDRRADQIEARRRWTLWQLQRWIADGIWTPPSGQSIADIKFEWIPRGMPWWKPSEEIVGDIKAIGAGFDNPDRVCRERDRGDPRDNIDATLEIIKYAMDQGKAVIGPDYEHKLNFSADFGVGAPEAAV from the coding sequence ATGGTTACTGCGAACGCCGCTCATTTCGTTTACGACGTCCCATCCACCGGACCGGTCGAACGTGGCAGCGGTGGTGGCCAATTCTCCTACGATGCGCTGGAGGCCAAGGGGCGCCGCAAGGCGGCTCCCAATAGAATCGTCCGGGAAGATGTCCACGTCAGTGCGGGCAAGCGAACCAAGCTGCAGGCGAGTGCCCGCGACCTGGCTAAGAACTTTTCCATTGCCGCTTGGATGATCCGTCGGCACTTGGATTACTGCGCCAGCTTTACCTTTCAAGCTAAAACGAGCGATCGCGGATTGAACAAAGCCATCGAGCAATTGATGGAAATCCAATCCCGTCCGCTGGCCTGCGATCGCGGGGGGCGATTCTCTCGAGAAAAGATGTTCCGCCAGGTGGAGGCCTCCCGAGTACTCGACGGTGACATTGGTATGTTGCGATTGCGTTCGGGCCATACGCAGTTGATTGAATCGGATTGCGTTCGAGATCCCGATGCCGGTGAGAAGAAACGGAGCGACGATCGATTCGAGTGGGTCGACGGTGTGCAGGTCGACTATGCCGGGTTGCCTCGTCAGTATTCCGTGCACGGTCGCAAGAAGGGTGGCCGTGGCTACGAATTCCGTCGCACGGTGCCCGCTCAGAATTTTCTGCTGTACGGGTTCTTCGACCGTCCCGCTTCGGACCAAGTGCGTGGGATCTCGCCCATCGTGGCCGCTCTCAACAACTTTCGCGACGTCTATGACAACATCGACTACGCCCAAGTGAAAATGAAGATCACGCAGTTGTTCGCCCTGGCACTGCTGCGGAAGAGCGAAGCCCAAGGGCTCAACGAAGCGTTGCCAACCGCTGGGGAACAGGCAGTACTCGATGGTGAGGCCTGCGAAGAGGATGTTTCCAGGCCCCGGGAGTTCGATCTATCGGGCGGACCAACGGTACTCGATCTCGACACCGACGAGAGTGTGGAAGTGATCGAGAGCAACACGCCCGCTACTGAATTCCAAAGCTTCATTGAGATTGTCCTGGCCGTGGGTCTGAAGTCGCTGGACATCCCCTACAGTTTCTACAACGAGCGATTTACCAACTACTCTGGATCCAGGACCGCCTGGCTTCATTACGAACGGTCGTGTGGGGATCGCCGCGCTGATCAAATCGAAGCTCGCAGGCGGTGGACACTATGGCAGCTGCAGCGGTGGATTGCTGATGGCATTTGGACTCCGCCCAGTGGCCAGAGTATTGCCGACATCAAGTTCGAATGGATTCCCCGAGGGATGCCATGGTGGAAGCCGAGCGAGGAAATCGTAGGGGACATCAAGGCCATTGGCGCCGGATTCGACAACCCCGATCGCGTCTGCCGCGAACGCGATCGAGGTGATCCACGCGACAACATCGATGCCACGCTGGAAATCATCAAGTACGCGATGGACCAGGGGAAGGCAGTCATTGGCCCGGACTACGAGCACAAGCTCAATTTTTCCGCAGACTTCGGTGTAGGGGCACCCGAGGCGGCGGTGTAG
- a CDS encoding HK97 family phage prohead protease → MKKFDPSNPTQAPADAFAFAASECKWEAATERKDGLRRMPVNVLARTGAPVYHWYWDSIVHDFEGLVHKPKIAFDYRHDPNEPIGVADKFSVNDAGLWLDGELISRDPKDEAAKIMDLGPAGIPYEASIHFNPATAVMEYLPEGFTTTVNGQEIAGPQVIVRKWELLRCAFCLTGVDGGSQANFEAGEDSPALFSLNWTDKPMTKTTPTTPATDGKETEAGKQSTDSQKPETSATKTEGTPVDRAQFENEFKAQLGKFTAKFGAADGAEYFSQGLTYEQGLEKHNDKLEQSLKAATVAQSTAEDKLAKLDLGETQGVDTGTGKGKQGAKFEDLFRSAAGTEGKK, encoded by the coding sequence ATGAAGAAATTCGACCCATCCAATCCGACCCAAGCTCCCGCCGATGCGTTTGCATTCGCTGCGAGTGAGTGCAAATGGGAAGCTGCAACCGAGCGCAAAGACGGCCTGCGACGTATGCCGGTCAACGTGTTGGCTCGTACCGGTGCACCCGTTTACCATTGGTATTGGGATTCGATCGTACACGATTTCGAGGGGCTGGTTCACAAGCCCAAGATCGCGTTCGACTATCGGCACGATCCCAACGAACCGATCGGCGTGGCCGACAAGTTCTCGGTTAACGATGCGGGACTGTGGCTCGATGGCGAGTTGATTAGTCGTGATCCCAAGGACGAAGCGGCCAAGATCATGGATCTTGGTCCCGCTGGCATTCCTTACGAAGCTTCGATTCACTTCAACCCTGCCACGGCGGTGATGGAGTACCTCCCGGAGGGATTCACCACCACGGTCAACGGGCAAGAAATCGCAGGTCCGCAGGTGATCGTTCGCAAGTGGGAATTGCTCCGCTGTGCGTTTTGCTTGACCGGCGTGGATGGCGGATCGCAAGCCAATTTCGAAGCGGGGGAAGATTCACCCGCCCTGTTCTCCCTCAATTGGACTGATAAACCCATGACTAAAACCACTCCAACCACACCCGCAACTGATGGCAAAGAGACTGAAGCGGGCAAGCAATCCACCGATTCTCAAAAGCCTGAAACGTCGGCGACTAAGACCGAAGGAACTCCAGTCGATCGAGCTCAGTTTGAGAACGAGTTCAAGGCCCAGCTGGGCAAGTTCACTGCCAAGTTTGGCGCCGCCGACGGCGCCGAGTACTTCAGCCAGGGACTGACCTACGAACAGGGGCTCGAAAAGCACAACGATAAGCTCGAACAATCCCTCAAAGCCGCGACCGTGGCTCAATCGACCGCCGAGGATAAGCTGGCGAAACTCGATCTCGGTGAAACGCAGGGCGTGGATACCGGTACCGGAAAAGGAAAGCAGGGGGCCAAGTTCGAGGACCTGTTTCGCTCCGCAGCTGGGACCGAAGGCAAGAAGTAG